A single Triticum dicoccoides isolate Atlit2015 ecotype Zavitan chromosome 2A, WEW_v2.0, whole genome shotgun sequence DNA region contains:
- the LOC119352733 gene encoding ATP-dependent Clp protease adapter protein CLPS1, chloroplastic-like, producing MRPGCSPADLPSALYRPLHEPLPQQPRCGRKYMFFLQTNVATPIVITAAAPGKGGGVLDRPAEKVSPGRQSEFDKKKSRKMSPPFRVVLHNDNENRREYVVQVLMKVIPGMTVDNAVNIMQEAHVNGMAVVIVCSQPEAEEHCTALRGNGLRSSIEPASGGC from the exons ATGCGGCCAGGATGCTCCCCTGCCGACCTCCCCTCCGCCCTCTATCGCCCTCTCCACGAACCGCTCCCCCAACAACCGCGCTGCGGCAG GAAATACATGTTCTTTCTACAGACAAATGTTGCCACCCCCATTGTAATCACAGCAGCTGCACCAGGCAAAGGTGGTGGTGTGCTTGATCGACCAGCAGAGAAAGTTTCTCCTGGCCGTCAATCTGAATTCGATAAGAA GAAATCCCGGAAGATGTCACCTCCATTCCGCGTTGTCCTGCACAATGACAATGAAAACAGGCGGGAGTACGTTGTCCAAGTCCTGATGAAGGTTATCCCTGGGATGACCGTCGACAATGCTGTTAATATCATGCAAGAGGCACACGTGAATGGGATGGCAGTAGTTATTGTCTGCTCGCAGCCGGAAGCGGAGGAGCACTGCACAGCGCTGAGGGGCAATGGCCTACGAAGCTCAATTGAACCTGCAAGTGGTGGCTGCTGA